GCTATGCCATTGGTGTTGTCAGGCCCCTGGCCATAAATGTACGCACCTTTGGTACCGAGGCCGTTCCCCGTGAGCAGATCGTGGAACTCATTGAAAAGAATTTCAGTTTTAAACCAAAGGATATCATTGACTACCTGGACATGAGACGTCCGATCTTTAAAAAGACGGCTGCATATGGTCATTTCGGCAGACCCGAGCCCGAGTTTACCTGGGAACGCCTTGACATGGCGGAAAGTCTCAAGGAGCAGGCAGGATTGTGAGGTGATGAAGACATGAATTATCATATTAAGGATGAAGGCCTGGCAGAGGCCGGGCTTCTGCGCATCGAGTGGGCGGCCAAGAGCATGCCCGTACTGAACCTGATAAGGGAGCGTTTTCTGAAGGATAGGCCCCTTGAAGGAATACGTGTCGGGGCCTGCCTGCATGTCACGACCGAGACCGCATCACTTGTACAGACCCTGAAGGCAGGGGGCGCCGAAGTGTATTTGTGCGCCTCAAATCCCCTCAGCACCCAGGATGACGTGACGGCATCCCTGGTCAAGAACGACGGCATCCCGGTATTTGCCATTAAAGGCGAGGACAATGATACCTACTATAAACATCTGAGGGCGGTCCTTGATGCAAAACCGCAGATCACCATGGATGACGGGGCGGATCTGGTCTCCACCCTTCATACCGAGCGGAAGGAGCTCCTGGATAATGTGATCGGCGGAACAGAGGAGACCACCACCGGGGTGATCAGGCTCAGGGCAATGGCCTCGGACGGAGTGCTTGGCTATCCGATAGTGGCAGTGAATGACGCCAATACAAAACATCTGTTCGATAACCGTTACGGGACAGGACAATCTACCCTGGATGGCTTTCTCAGGGCCACTAACAGGCTTGTAGCAGGCAGTGTTTTCGTGGTGGCCGGCTACGGCTGGTGCGGCAAGGGCGTGTCCATGAGGGCCAAGGGCATGGGTGCCAGGGTGATTGTTACGGAAACAGAGCCATTGAAGGCCCTTGAGGCAGTCATGGACGGGTATGAAGTCATGCCCATGGCAGAGGCAGCTCCCCAGGGTGATTTCTTTTGCACTGTCACCGGAGATATCAACGTCATCCGCGAAGAGCATTTCCTCAAGATGAAAGACGGTGCCATTGTGGCCAACTCAGGTCATTTTAACGTGGAAATCGATCTTGAGTCCCTGGAGAAAATAACTAAAGAAAGACGTATAATTCGCGACTATGTAGAAGAATATGCCTTGATAAATGAAAGACGAATATATGTCCTGGGAGAGGGCAGGCTTATTAACCTGGCTGCCGCTGAGGGGCATCCCTCAAGCGTCATGGATATGAGCTTTGCCAATCAGGCCCTGTGCTCGGAATATATGCTGAAGAAGGATTTCGGGCTGGAGAAAAAGGTCTATAGCGTGCCGGAAGAGATAGACCGTGAGATTGCAAGGCTGAAATTGTCGAGCATGGGCATCCGGATAGATACACTCACTCATGAGCAGGAAAGGTATCTGGCTTCGTGGGAGATGGGGACCTGAGGTTAAGCCGGAAGACGGGCAGAATCACATAAAACCATTTTCCCTGAATGATAGATGGCCTTTCTTTGTAATAATTATGTGATCCAAGACAGATATCCCAAGGATTTTGCCGGCATCCACCAGTTGTCTCGTGGTAGCTATATCATCAGGGCTTGGTTTGAGCACGCCTGATGGGTGGTTATGAGCAAGGATTATGGATGCTGCCCGATCGGAGATCGCATCCACAAACACTTCTCGCGGGTGGACCTGGTTTGTGTTAAGAAGACCAACTGTCACTATCCTGTTTCCGATGACCTCATTTGCTCCATTCAAAGATATACAAAGGAAATATTCCTGCTTTTTGTGGGCGATATATGAAATAAGCGGCAAGACATCTTCCGCCTTTTGAATAACGAGGCTTTCCTTTAACAATCTCCTCCTTGCAAGCTCGAAAGAGGCCAGGATCTGGCATGCCTTGGCAAACCCGACACCCTCTATGGAGACAAGGGACTTTACATCTATCTTTTCCTTTTCTTTATCAAGCTTTCGCAGAACGGCATGGGCTACCTGAAAGACATCCCTTCCCTTGACTCCGCGTCCAAGGAGGACTGCAAGAAGCTCTGGGTCGGAAAGGGCCTCCGGTCCCTTGGCAGCCAGCTTCTCTCGCGGTCTATCAAAATCGGGGATTTCTTTAATGTGCTTCAAGGCCATTTCAGGTCTTTTTCTCCGGCGCCGTCCGGCCTTCAAGCTCAACAATCCCTCGCAATTGCTTTATGATTCCCTGCCTTATCTTTCTGTTTCTTGTCTTTCGAAAAAGTCTCAAGAGAGTCATTTCTTCCTTGTTGAGGGGTTGAGCGGCTTCAAGGGGATCTCCTCCAGGGATGTATCTTAAGGCGTGGTCTGAGACCTGAGGGATTCCTTTACTTTCCTCAAAAAAAGTGGAAATGTTAACACCAAGGGCCTCCGCTATCTGTTGCAAACGCACAACAGAAATCCTGGTTGAGCCCTTCTCATATTTTTGTATTTGTTGAAAAGAGATATCTATTTTCTCAGCCAATTCAATCTGAGAAAGCCCCCAATTCTTCCTTATCTGCTTGATCTTTTGTCCGATCTCTTTGTCGATCAATAGTTTTTTCCTTTAATCAATACGTCCTTGTTCTTCAATATCAACAAAAAATCAGGAATGTCTAACAACTATCAGTTGTATTTTTTTGTTGATGTTTATATCCTCTTAGTTGTATATTTAACTTCAAAGGGAGGGATGGATGGAAAGGAAGAGGATACTTATCGCAGATGACGAAAAAGTCGTGAGAATTTTACTGTCTGAGGTCCTTAAACCCTATGGTTATAAAATAGATATTGCAGAAGACGGGGTCAAGGCAATAGAATATATTAATAAGAATACGTATGATTTGGTTATCACGGATTACAAGATGCCGAAAATGGATGGGCTTGAATTGACACGGCATATAAGATCGAAATATCCTTCCACTCCAATTCTTATAGTCACTGGCAACGGACCTGTACACCAACTCTTAGAAAGTGGGGCCACGGCCTGTATCACGAAACCATTCAATATCCTCGAACTGGAAAACATGGTAAAAATCATTCTGAATAACTGAACCGGAAGTCGCTTTTATTGAGTGGTATCAGTATCTGTATTATTGTATTATCCGATATCAATTCAGGCTTGCCGCGGATATATGAATGGATAATAGATGGAAATCACAGAGAAAAGGAAAAAGCTTGAGGACCTGTACGGCCAGTATGAAAAAGATGTTGCCGAGTTCAAGAAGTCGGCGG
This DNA window, taken from Deltaproteobacteria bacterium, encodes the following:
- a CDS encoding adenosylhomocysteinase; its protein translation is MNYHIKDEGLAEAGLLRIEWAAKSMPVLNLIRERFLKDRPLEGIRVGACLHVTTETASLVQTLKAGGAEVYLCASNPLSTQDDVTASLVKNDGIPVFAIKGEDNDTYYKHLRAVLDAKPQITMDDGADLVSTLHTERKELLDNVIGGTEETTTGVIRLRAMASDGVLGYPIVAVNDANTKHLFDNRYGTGQSTLDGFLRATNRLVAGSVFVVAGYGWCGKGVSMRAKGMGARVIVTETEPLKALEAVMDGYEVMPMAEAAPQGDFFCTVTGDINVIREEHFLKMKDGAIVANSGHFNVEIDLESLEKITKERRIIRDYVEEYALINERRIYVLGEGRLINLAAAEGHPSSVMDMSFANQALCSEYMLKKDFGLEKKVYSVPEEIDREIARLKLSSMGIRIDTLTHEQERYLASWEMGT
- a CDS encoding two-component system response regulator; translated protein: MERKRILIADDEKVVRILLSEVLKPYGYKIDIAEDGVKAIEYINKNTYDLVITDYKMPKMDGLELTRHIRSKYPSTPILIVTGNGPVHQLLESGATACITKPFNILELENMVKIILNN